The following are encoded together in the Rhodospirillales bacterium genome:
- a CDS encoding TRAP transporter fused permease subunit, producing the protein MTQIRADSLRPTLVRSRKAVSAVFWLIGFSLTFYLGFATFGLFRNSSEHYSNFVLAVLTMSGLVAVRSLLDERIEGAARRHWAGHMAFAVLALVLAAGSSLYVRLNAVALEINQPFFTDVQFAVGIVLTVSVLMLNWIHWGGVLTSIIGIMILYFFYGHLIASPVFGHPPLDPKFVMNYIGLGTTDGFFWFARDAADSLYFLVIFAAALFGAGMLRMVIELGKYAGRYVTGGAAYPALIGSGILASVMGVAVSNVVMTGRFTIPMMKRYGYSPSMAGSIEAVASCSGQIMPPVLGLAAFLIAAILNVAYVEIALAAVIPGALYLTGTFIGVQVYANRHKLPRLDESVDFKLIKRMLPTFVISFAAVVVLLVGYYSPSIAGIVGSVLALGLAVFQGPYRPSRQEIIGGIEEGFVMVAVLSLLLIAIGPLGQVMLTTNLSGRLGPAMLDFLPDNKWLLLIGAMVLSLLLGMGLPTPVAYIVVALTLVPFLQELGVPALIAHFFVFYFACYSTLTPPVAVSVLAAARLAETSFLKTAIDSMKLCSTTFVIPFAFVTYPQLLEFPKVGWNQFIPIATVLLLQWSASIAAFGHFRRTLSSVEQSLFTLVTIAGYVSLMDEGYASNAVFAALTALAVGMVYFRPLAGANSQARS; encoded by the coding sequence ATGACCCAGATACGCGCCGACTCTTTGCGTCCCACGCTGGTGCGTAGCCGCAAGGCGGTCAGCGCGGTTTTCTGGCTGATCGGCTTTTCGCTCACGTTCTATCTCGGCTTCGCCACGTTCGGCCTGTTTCGAAACTCCTCCGAGCATTACTCCAATTTCGTACTCGCCGTCCTGACCATGTCGGGATTGGTCGCGGTCCGCTCGTTGCTCGACGAACGAATCGAAGGCGCCGCCCGCCGCCATTGGGCGGGACACATGGCGTTTGCCGTGCTGGCCCTCGTTCTCGCCGCCGGGTCCAGCCTGTACGTGCGCCTGAACGCGGTCGCGCTCGAGATCAACCAGCCGTTTTTTACCGACGTCCAGTTCGCCGTCGGCATCGTCCTCACGGTGTCGGTGCTGATGCTGAATTGGATTCACTGGGGTGGTGTGCTGACGTCGATCATCGGCATTATGATTCTCTATTTCTTCTACGGCCACCTCATCGCCAGCCCGGTATTCGGCCATCCGCCGCTCGATCCCAAGTTCGTGATGAACTACATCGGTCTCGGCACCACCGACGGGTTCTTCTGGTTCGCCCGCGACGCGGCCGACAGCCTCTACTTTCTGGTGATCTTCGCCGCCGCGTTGTTTGGCGCGGGCATGCTGCGCATGGTGATCGAGCTCGGCAAGTACGCGGGGCGCTACGTGACCGGCGGCGCGGCCTATCCGGCGCTGATCGGCAGCGGAATCCTGGCGAGCGTCATGGGCGTCGCGGTCTCGAACGTGGTCATGACCGGACGCTTCACCATTCCGATGATGAAGCGCTACGGCTACAGCCCCTCTATGGCCGGGTCGATCGAGGCGGTCGCCTCGTGCTCGGGCCAGATCATGCCCCCCGTTCTGGGACTTGCTGCGTTTCTCATCGCCGCGATTCTCAACGTTGCCTACGTCGAAATCGCGCTGGCGGCGGTGATTCCGGGCGCCCTCTATCTCACCGGCACGTTCATCGGCGTTCAAGTGTATGCCAATCGCCACAAGCTGCCGCGGCTCGACGAAAGCGTCGATTTCAAGTTGATCAAGCGGATGCTGCCGACGTTCGTGATTTCCTTCGCCGCCGTGGTCGTTTTGCTGGTCGGCTACTACTCGCCTTCCATCGCGGGCATCGTCGGTTCCGTGCTGGCTCTCGGATTAGCCGTGTTCCAGGGGCCCTACCGGCCGAGTCGCCAGGAGATTATCGGCGGCATCGAGGAAGGTTTCGTCATGGTCGCGGTGCTGTCGCTGCTCCTGATCGCGATCGGCCCCTTGGGCCAGGTGATGTTGACCACCAACCTTTCGGGCCGTCTCGGCCCGGCGATGCTGGATTTCCTGCCCGACAACAAGTGGTTGCTGCTGATCGGCGCGATGGTGCTGTCCCTGCTGCTCGGCATGGGACTACCGACGCCGGTCGCCTACATCGTCGTGGCGCTGACCCTGGTGCCGTTCCTGCAGGAACTCGGGGTGCCGGCGCTCATCGCGCACTTTTTCGTGTTCTATTTCGCGTGCTATTCGACGCTGACCCCACCGGTCGCGGTCAGTGTGCTGGCCGCGGCCCGACTCGCCGAAACCAGTTTTCTCAAGACCGCGATCGATTCGATGAAGCTCTGTTCGACCACTTTCGTCATCCCGTTCGCGTTCGTGACCTATCCGCAGCTTCTCGAATTCCCCAAGGTCGGCTGGAATCAATTTATTCCCATCGCGACCGTATTGCTGTTGCAATGGAGTGCCTCGATTGCCGCCTTCGGCCACTTCCGGCGTACGCTCTCGAGCGTCGAGCAATCCCTGTTTACCCTGGTCACCATTGCCGGCTACGTTTCCCTGATGGACGAAGGGTACGCATCGAACGCTGTGTTCGCGGCACTGACCGCGCTCGCGGTCGGCATGGTCTATTTCCGCCCGCTCGCCGGCGCCAACTCGCAAGCGCGATCCTGA
- a CDS encoding sodium:cation symporter, producing the protein MQSTGQSRVTVSGNTILGAIYNRLVTNIASAERDPKKSLIGFALSWAAFFFILYVMPTPEGLSPAGKATLAVVTWACITWVSECVPVGISGLMIPMLLVQTKAVPGLGAAVSGINSNPALLTLVAFIVAAIIMVSGLDKRIALGILHRARIKTVNGVIWGMFAVNLILAMIIPGANPRGAILLPIMNGITALLGDTPEEQQAKKAIVIQSMVYASMISGMCLMTAHLPNLILVGLFEKELKITITYFDWFLMQWPYLGMFVVTQWWVQYHFKTRHFAIRGGAEMIKKSHDELPRTSTTEYTILAIFVVTAILWMTEKWHKIPTLMIAIMSLSVMFVPGFMHFRWKVLEERTIWGTFILLGGALSLSSAMSSSGLGKWLAAAIEPVAVGKPWWAVLLILMVGTHIIRLGMLSNVAAVSLFAPILLALAPKVGLHPVAFTMLVADTDTFAYILPTQITVAVIAYSTGTFSSTDYAKVGWMAVVLAIAYGILVMAPWYAFLGIPVWDPSAPWPFAK; encoded by the coding sequence ATGCAATCGACGGGGCAATCGAGGGTAACCGTTTCCGGCAATACGATACTCGGCGCCATTTACAACCGGCTTGTAACCAACATCGCATCAGCCGAACGCGATCCCAAAAAGTCACTGATCGGATTCGCACTATCCTGGGCGGCGTTTTTCTTCATTCTGTACGTCATGCCTACACCCGAGGGACTTTCGCCCGCTGGCAAGGCGACGCTCGCGGTCGTGACCTGGGCGTGCATCACCTGGGTTTCGGAGTGCGTGCCGGTCGGCATCTCGGGGCTGATGATCCCGATGCTGCTGGTTCAGACCAAGGCCGTGCCCGGATTAGGCGCCGCCGTCAGCGGCATCAACTCCAATCCGGCGCTTCTGACCCTGGTCGCCTTCATCGTCGCGGCGATCATCATGGTTTCGGGGCTCGACAAGCGAATCGCGCTCGGAATCCTGCATCGCGCCCGGATCAAGACGGTGAACGGCGTGATCTGGGGGATGTTCGCGGTCAATTTGATCCTGGCCATGATCATCCCCGGCGCCAATCCGCGCGGCGCGATCCTGCTGCCGATCATGAACGGAATCACCGCGCTGCTCGGCGATACGCCGGAAGAACAACAAGCCAAAAAAGCCATCGTCATCCAGTCGATGGTGTACGCCTCGATGATCTCCGGCATGTGCCTGATGACCGCGCATCTGCCCAATCTGATTCTGGTCGGGTTGTTCGAGAAGGAACTGAAAATCACGATCACGTATTTCGACTGGTTCCTGATGCAATGGCCGTATCTCGGCATGTTCGTGGTGACCCAATGGTGGGTTCAATATCACTTCAAGACCCGTCATTTCGCGATCCGCGGCGGCGCCGAGATGATCAAGAAGTCTCATGACGAATTGCCAAGGACGAGCACGACCGAATACACGATCCTGGCGATCTTCGTCGTGACGGCGATCCTGTGGATGACCGAAAAATGGCACAAGATCCCGACCCTGATGATCGCGATTATGAGCCTTTCGGTGATGTTCGTTCCGGGGTTCATGCACTTCCGCTGGAAGGTGCTCGAGGAACGCACGATCTGGGGCACGTTCATCCTGTTGGGTGGAGCGCTTTCGCTGTCCTCGGCGATGTCGAGCTCGGGTCTCGGCAAATGGCTGGCGGCGGCGATCGAACCGGTCGCCGTCGGCAAGCCGTGGTGGGCGGTCCTGCTGATCCTGATGGTCGGCACGCACATCATCCGGCTCGGGATGCTGTCGAACGTCGCGGCGGTGTCGCTGTTCGCGCCGATCCTGCTCGCGCTCGCGCCCAAGGTCGGGCTGCACCCCGTCGCGTTCACCATGCTGGTCGCCGATACCGATACGTTCGCCTACATATTGCCGACCCAGATCACGGTCGCGGTCATCGCCTATTCGACCGGGACCTTCTCCTCGACCGACTACGCCAAGGTCGGCTGGATGGCGGTGGTGCTGGCGATCGCCTACGGAATTCTCGTCATGGCGCCTTGGTACGCGTTTCTCGGCATCCCGGTGTGGGACCCGAGCGCGCCCTGGCCATTTGCCAAGTAA
- a CDS encoding GntR family transcriptional regulator produces the protein MPLLVQPAVKGSDHPLFYQARESIRRAIIAGRLKSGDQLPSEKNLALALGVSLITVRRALDDLQLEGLVVKEHGRGSFVRALPIEQKLDHLAGFAEEMEKLHHQSSAKVLDIGQVPASADAANHLAIPPGKPVQKIERIRYADQEAILFNIMFLPIEIGVKIASEDLTQHGIFPLLEGKYGISLLEADYQFEASVPPQRVQKALGVKAHDPVFLVHRTVYTEERRPVSYTLLYYRGDKFRYAVHVQKARAAGATVRLKSQFSMVS, from the coding sequence ATGCCCCTACTCGTCCAGCCGGCTGTGAAGGGCTCCGACCATCCGTTGTTTTATCAGGCGCGCGAAAGTATCCGCCGCGCGATCATCGCTGGTCGCCTGAAGTCCGGCGATCAACTTCCAAGCGAAAAGAACCTTGCGCTCGCCCTGGGCGTGAGCCTGATCACAGTGCGACGGGCCTTGGACGACCTCCAACTTGAAGGCCTTGTGGTCAAGGAGCACGGTCGAGGCAGCTTCGTGCGCGCGCTGCCGATCGAGCAGAAGCTGGACCATCTCGCCGGGTTCGCCGAGGAGATGGAAAAGCTCCACCATCAATCCTCGGCGAAGGTTCTCGACATCGGCCAAGTACCGGCGAGCGCGGATGCGGCCAATCATCTCGCGATCCCGCCTGGAAAACCGGTGCAGAAGATCGAACGAATCCGCTACGCCGATCAGGAAGCCATCTTGTTCAACATTATGTTTCTGCCGATCGAAATCGGCGTCAAGATCGCGTCCGAGGATCTGACGCAGCACGGCATCTTCCCGCTGCTCGAGGGCAAGTACGGAATCTCCCTGCTCGAAGCGGATTATCAATTTGAGGCGTCCGTTCCGCCGCAACGCGTGCAAAAGGCATTGGGGGTCAAGGCGCACGACCCGGTGTTTCTCGTCCACCGCACGGTCTATACCGAGGAGCGGCGGCCGGTCAGCTATACGCTGCTGTATTACCGGGGCGATAAATTTCGTTACGCGGTGCACGTGCAAAAGGCACGCGCGGCCGGTGCCACCGTGCGCCTGAAGAGTCAGTTCAGCATGGTGTCGTAA
- a CDS encoding sulfotransferase, whose product MPIVLKEKPIFIVGAERSGTTLVMAMLGAHPRIATPEVVWWYTRIRPYLFSYGDLSKDVNFRTLADEMIFGLKTPFWDMKVNPRTIVDEILADLKERSYAGIFCAMHERYARSMNKPRWGEKTPHNVFFIKEILEDFPNAQFVMVTRDGRDASADYIESSFGPTNIFAAAESWALCQNAAKPWRKKLKSSQWTDVKYEDLVRNPKPVLKKLCDFLGEKYNDSMLEFYKGGIAKARGKTKDHKPLGHAASDKYIGIYKNLLSIRDQRIFAWVAGKELAEAGYKSDVEPMPLTDEQVAFYREVDGRFRAAMLTAPEGHIVFESYNDWLIDQREERRKKGLWGPKDVPKHFMIGHPHEEMIAGMRAWRKWKEYFCVKRQYTGRSAL is encoded by the coding sequence ATGCCAATAGTTCTCAAGGAAAAACCGATCTTCATCGTCGGCGCCGAACGGTCCGGGACCACGCTGGTGATGGCCATGCTCGGCGCTCACCCGCGCATCGCCACGCCCGAGGTGGTGTGGTGGTACACGCGCATCCGGCCTTACCTCTTTAGCTACGGCGACCTCTCCAAGGACGTCAACTTCCGCACCCTCGCCGATGAGATGATTTTCGGTCTCAAGACCCCGTTCTGGGACATGAAGGTCAACCCACGCACCATCGTCGATGAAATTCTCGCGGATCTTAAGGAACGGAGTTACGCGGGAATTTTCTGCGCCATGCACGAACGCTACGCGCGGAGCATGAACAAACCGCGCTGGGGCGAAAAAACCCCGCATAATGTATTTTTCATCAAGGAAATCCTGGAGGATTTCCCTAATGCTCAGTTCGTGATGGTTACCCGCGACGGTCGCGACGCGAGCGCCGATTACATCGAATCGTCGTTTGGGCCGACCAACATCTTCGCCGCTGCGGAAAGTTGGGCGCTGTGCCAGAACGCGGCTAAGCCATGGCGCAAGAAACTGAAATCTTCGCAATGGACCGATGTGAAGTACGAAGATCTGGTCCGCAATCCGAAACCGGTCCTCAAGAAGCTTTGCGATTTTCTCGGCGAGAAATACAACGATTCGATGCTCGAATTCTACAAGGGCGGAATCGCCAAGGCCCGCGGCAAAACTAAGGACCATAAACCCCTGGGCCACGCCGCCAGCGATAAATACATCGGTATCTACAAGAATCTTCTCAGCATCCGCGATCAGCGCATCTTCGCCTGGGTCGCGGGCAAGGAACTCGCGGAAGCCGGATACAAGTCCGACGTCGAACCGATGCCGTTGACGGACGAACAGGTCGCGTTTTACCGCGAAGTCGACGGGCGGTTCCGCGCTGCGATGCTGACCGCGCCCGAAGGCCATATCGTCTTCGAGAGTTATAACGATTGGCTGATCGACCAGCGCGAGGAACGGCGCAAGAAGGGTCTTTGGGGCCCCAAGGACGTGCCCAAGCATTTCATGATCGGCCATCCGCACGAAGAAATGATCGCGGGCATGCGCGCCTGGCGGAAATGGAAAGAGTATTTCTGCGTTAAGCGCCAATACACCGGCCGTTCCGCGCTTTAG
- a CDS encoding sulfite exporter TauE/SafE family protein, producing MKRETSIRRELLVEQLPMFAVLMGLGFAAAYAQHGFLPGGEVAFPLAGTRVPIWHLVWMGFWTGYTMAVVGEAAGIFALPYQMSVLQFTAASVTPTTQLLTFINPIGALFGFVRNKQYNWDFALWVCAGGAAGALIGPFIRLTVLADPGPFKVAVGLALAIAGVHLCWSAFRRANRTRGIEGKFAAEAKASRAQGAGAPYAIPAGIPIETVAKDGFHLTIGFWGEAWRMHQPTLFLIGFGVAICASALGVGGGFLLVPIFAAVYGLPMYVLVAASIPYVIILSAVAIFTYTVIVPIFSGQTIYAEFAWGLFASAGGVFGAWLAAKTQRFVPQHFLKLMLGGITGAAGILYIYDFFQPLPFRI from the coding sequence GTGAAACGCGAAACTTCAATCCGTCGGGAGCTGCTTGTCGAACAACTCCCGATGTTCGCCGTGCTGATGGGGCTCGGCTTCGCCGCGGCCTACGCGCAGCACGGCTTTCTTCCCGGCGGCGAGGTGGCGTTTCCGCTGGCCGGAACCCGGGTACCGATCTGGCACCTGGTGTGGATGGGATTCTGGACCGGCTACACCATGGCGGTCGTGGGCGAGGCCGCCGGGATTTTCGCGCTGCCCTACCAGATGTCGGTGTTGCAGTTCACCGCCGCTTCGGTCACGCCGACCACCCAGTTGCTCACCTTCATCAACCCGATCGGCGCCTTGTTCGGATTCGTCCGCAACAAGCAATACAACTGGGATTTCGCGCTCTGGGTATGCGCGGGCGGCGCGGCGGGCGCCTTGATCGGCCCGTTCATCCGGCTGACCGTGCTCGCCGATCCGGGGCCGTTCAAGGTGGCGGTCGGACTGGCGCTCGCCATCGCCGGGGTTCATTTGTGCTGGTCGGCGTTCCGGCGCGCCAACCGCACCCGGGGCATCGAGGGCAAGTTCGCGGCCGAAGCCAAGGCGAGCCGCGCGCAAGGCGCGGGCGCACCCTATGCCATCCCCGCCGGCATCCCGATCGAAACCGTCGCCAAGGATGGCTTTCATCTCACCATCGGCTTCTGGGGCGAAGCCTGGCGCATGCACCAGCCGACCCTGTTCCTGATCGGCTTCGGCGTCGCCATTTGCGCCTCCGCCCTCGGCGTCGGCGGCGGGTTTCTGCTGGTGCCGATCTTCGCCGCCGTCTACGGCCTGCCCATGTACGTGCTGGTGGCGGCGTCGATCCCCTACGTGATCATTCTTTCGGCCGTCGCCATCTTCACCTACACCGTCATCGTTCCGATATTTTCGGGGCAGACCATCTACGCCGAATTCGCCTGGGGGTTGTTCGCCTCGGCTGGCGGGGTGTTCGGCGCCTGGCTCGCGGCCAAGACCCAGCGTTTCGTGCCGCAGCATTTCTTGAAATTGATGCTGGGCGGAATTACCGGGGCGGCCGGCATTCTCTACATCTACGATTTCTTCCAACCACTCCCGTTCCGAATTTGA
- a CDS encoding SDR family oxidoreductase: MTDSLFDLEGKSIVVAGAAGGLGSVLSRAFAERGARLVLGDIDKAALDRLAANWPKDKSTPPAHFITFDIRDEAANEALVGKASEAFGGVDGALNAAGVFALAPALELPEAAFRDSLDVNVTGSLLFSRAARKAMKRGGRIVHLASVSSFVANTKYAAYASAKASLAHLIKVLAREWAPDGITVNGIGPAMVETQMIAPYLKDPAFRAAALSVIPMGRFAVPEDLIGTAVLLLSEAGRFITGQTICVDGGRTLV; this comes from the coding sequence ATGACCGATTCCCTGTTCGATCTCGAAGGCAAGTCGATCGTCGTCGCCGGCGCGGCCGGCGGCCTCGGCTCGGTGCTGTCGCGGGCGTTCGCCGAACGCGGCGCGCGCCTGGTATTGGGCGACATCGACAAGGCGGCGCTCGACCGCCTGGCCGCCAATTGGCCCAAGGACAAATCCACCCCGCCCGCGCATTTCATCACCTTCGACATCCGCGACGAAGCCGCCAACGAGGCGCTCGTCGGCAAGGCGAGCGAGGCGTTCGGCGGCGTCGACGGCGCGTTAAACGCCGCGGGCGTGTTCGCCCTCGCGCCCGCGCTCGAGTTGCCGGAGGCCGCGTTTCGCGATTCGCTCGACGTCAACGTGACCGGCTCGCTGCTGTTCTCGCGCGCGGCGCGCAAGGCGATGAAGCGGGGCGGGCGCATCGTCCACCTCGCCTCGGTTTCCAGTTTCGTCGCCAACACCAAGTACGCGGCCTACGCCAGCGCCAAGGCATCGCTTGCCCACCTGATCAAGGTGCTGGCGCGCGAATGGGCGCCGGACGGAATCACAGTCAACGGCATCGGTCCGGCGATGGTCGAAACCCAGATGATCGCGCCTTACCTCAAGGATCCGGCGTTCCGCGCCGCCGCGCTGTCGGTCATTCCCATGGGCCGCTTCGCCGTCCCCGAGGACCTGATCGGCACCGCCGTGCTGCTGCTGTCCGAGGCGGGCCGATTCATCACCGGCCAGACCATCTGCGTCGACGGCGGCCGTACCTTGGTGTAA
- a CDS encoding pyruvate carboxylase subunit B has product MGRKIRLIDVTLRDAHQCLWATRMTTAMMKEIAPRLDEAGFEAIDLVGGAVFDVCVRYLREDPWERMRILSGWVKKTPLIVHTRGQSLFTFEFFADDVVALSAERFAANGMRYHTPYDALNDMRNLEIPIREAKRHGLHVVPGIVYTHSPVHTDAYYVAKAKQLVKIGVDGIFLKDPSGLLLPERVATLIPALKAAIGDLPLQLHMHCLSGLAPYTAVQAVNRGVDVVHTATSTLANGASHSPTELFAANCHQRGHEVAIDLAPVREVAERLAYIAAREGKPVGQVAEYDEFHYHHQIPGGMISNLKHQLETVGLAHRLEEVMEEAGHVRADLGYPIVVSPFAQYIVTQSVLNVIGRDKGKGRYDTVPDEVRLYVRGGYGEIAGPIDPTLYDKIARGAEPIRERPGARVPPALERIRRTRGPFASDDDLLLAAYYDTTQYDALKAAGPIKTDYPLMETPLLTLVRELAARPSIKGFHLVRSAAAE; this is encoded by the coding sequence ATGGGACGGAAAATCCGCCTGATCGACGTGACGCTGCGCGACGCCCACCAGTGCCTGTGGGCGACCCGCATGACCACGGCCATGATGAAGGAAATAGCGCCCCGGCTCGACGAGGCCGGTTTCGAGGCGATCGACTTGGTCGGCGGCGCGGTGTTCGACGTCTGCGTGCGCTACCTGCGTGAGGACCCGTGGGAGCGGATGCGGATCCTGTCCGGTTGGGTGAAAAAGACGCCGTTGATCGTTCACACCCGCGGCCAAAGCCTTTTCACGTTCGAATTCTTCGCCGACGACGTGGTCGCGCTGTCGGCCGAACGGTTCGCCGCCAACGGCATGCGCTACCACACGCCCTACGACGCGCTCAACGACATGCGCAACCTGGAAATCCCGATTCGCGAGGCCAAGCGCCATGGCCTGCACGTGGTGCCGGGTATCGTCTACACCCACAGCCCGGTCCACACCGACGCCTATTACGTCGCCAAGGCCAAGCAACTGGTCAAAATCGGCGTCGACGGTATCTTCCTCAAGGACCCGAGCGGCCTGTTGCTGCCGGAGCGCGTCGCTACTCTGATACCCGCGCTCAAGGCGGCGATCGGCGATCTGCCGCTGCAGCTGCACATGCATTGCCTCTCCGGTCTTGCGCCCTACACCGCCGTGCAGGCGGTCAATCGCGGCGTCGACGTTGTCCATACCGCGACCTCGACGCTGGCCAACGGCGCGTCCCATTCGCCGACCGAACTGTTCGCCGCCAACTGCCACCAGCGCGGCCACGAGGTCGCCATCGATCTCGCGCCGGTGCGCGAGGTGGCCGAGCGCCTCGCCTACATCGCCGCCCGGGAAGGCAAGCCGGTCGGCCAGGTGGCGGAATACGACGAATTCCATTACCACCACCAGATTCCGGGCGGCATGATCTCGAACCTCAAGCATCAGTTGGAAACCGTCGGGCTCGCCCATCGCCTCGAGGAGGTGATGGAGGAAGCGGGCCACGTCCGCGCCGATCTCGGCTATCCGATCGTGGTCAGCCCGTTCGCGCAATACATCGTCACCCAATCGGTGCTCAACGTGATCGGCCGCGACAAGGGCAAGGGCCGCTACGACACGGTGCCGGACGAAGTGCGGCTCTACGTGCGCGGCGGCTACGGTGAAATCGCGGGGCCGATCGACCCCACCCTCTATGACAAGATCGCACGCGGGGCGGAGCCGATCCGCGAACGGCCCGGCGCGCGGGTTCCGCCCGCGCTCGAGCGCATCCGCAGGACGCGCGGCCCCTTCGCGTCGGACGACGATCTGCTGCTGGCCGCCTATTACGACACAACCCAATACGACGCGCTCAAGGCGGCGGGCCCGATCAAGACGGATTATCCGCTGATGGAAACGCCGCTCCTGACCCTGGTGCGGGAACTGGCGGCGCGGCCCTCGATCAAGGGCTTCCACCTGGTCAGGAGCGCCGCCGCCGAATAA